One Methanomassiliicoccales archaeon DNA segment encodes these proteins:
- a CDS encoding MmgE/PrpD family protein gives METLSETYADFIVKTHYEQLGYDVVTHTKKLVLDLIGVSLAGYKLMEFPKILSNYLQNLGGEPEATIIQAKKKYPAINAALVNAVCAHSIDMDDGHRFAALHPGAVVIPTALAATELSEATTKEMITGIVVGYEIMIHLGWAINPSSLNRGFHTTGIIGPFAAAATAANIMKLNYEETIGALGLAGLQGAGLLQVNHDEEGAKVKPISPGRAAQAGLLSCILSRKGMRGPLRIFEGEDGFLKAVTDEVKTEILIKNLGKKFEIINTYIKFYAACRHAHAPIDAVLEIMKDSKIDPLEINKISVETYPVAIRLAGITHVTTTSAARFSIPFSVALAIIKGDAGADKYTEENVRDENIQKLSGKVELNIGGKWEELYPQKRGAKVHIKDNIGREWSAEVELAKGEPENPASWEEVYNKYYKNSKLLISEEDVKIIGKIIEKLENYPLDELTVFL, from the coding sequence ATGGAAACTCTATCTGAAACCTATGCTGATTTTATTGTCAAGACTCATTATGAACAACTAGGATATGATGTGGTGACTCATACAAAAAAGTTGGTATTAGATTTAATAGGGGTCTCTTTAGCAGGTTACAAGTTAATGGAATTCCCCAAAATTTTATCAAATTATTTACAAAATCTTGGGGGAGAACCAGAAGCAACGATTATACAGGCAAAGAAGAAATACCCTGCAATTAATGCTGCTTTAGTTAATGCAGTTTGTGCCCATTCTATCGACATGGACGATGGACATCGTTTTGCTGCTCTTCATCCTGGCGCGGTAGTCATTCCAACAGCACTAGCTGCGACCGAATTGTCTGAGGCAACCACTAAAGAGATGATCACAGGAATAGTGGTGGGGTATGAAATTATGATCCATTTAGGCTGGGCCATCAATCCATCAAGCCTTAATAGAGGTTTTCACACTACGGGAATTATTGGTCCTTTTGCTGCTGCCGCAACAGCTGCAAACATTATGAAGTTAAATTATGAAGAAACAATAGGTGCATTAGGGTTAGCGGGTCTTCAAGGCGCGGGTCTTTTACAGGTAAATCATGATGAGGAAGGTGCTAAAGTTAAACCAATTAGCCCTGGACGAGCAGCACAGGCGGGTCTCCTCTCATGTATTCTTTCGCGAAAAGGAATGAGAGGGCCATTGAGAATATTTGAAGGAGAAGACGGTTTTTTAAAAGCAGTAACTGATGAGGTAAAAACAGAGATATTAATCAAAAATTTAGGGAAAAAGTTCGAAATTATTAACACTTATATCAAATTCTATGCAGCTTGTCGTCACGCACATGCGCCTATTGATGCCGTTCTTGAAATAATGAAAGACTCGAAGATAGATCCTTTAGAAATAAATAAAATTTCTGTTGAAACATATCCAGTGGCAATTAGACTCGCTGGTATTACTCATGTAACAACAACTTCAGCTGCTCGCTTTAGTATTCCTTTTTCAGTAGCTTTAGCAATTATTAAAGGGGATGCTGGTGCAGATAAATATACGGAAGAAAATGTACGGGATGAAAATATCCAAAAGCTTTCCGGAAAAGTTGAATTAAATATAGGGGGAAAATGGGAAGAGCTATATCCTCAAAAAAGGGGGGCTAAAGTCCATATCAAAGATAATATAGGAAGAGAATGGAGTGCCGAAGTTGAATTGGCAAAAGGAGAGCCTGAAAATCCTGCAAGTTGGGAAGAAGTATATAATAAATATTATAAAAATTCAAAACTGTTAATCTCTGAAGAAGATGTCAAAATTATTGGCAAAATTATAGAAAAGTTAGAAAATTATCCTTTAGATGAACTTACAGTATTTTTGTAA
- a CDS encoding CoA ester lyase: MDRVLRSLLFVPANSWRMITTATAEGEDAIILDLEDACPFEEKETGRIFARDAIPMLKERGIDVFVRVNSFETGLTEEDLFYVVSEGLDGIMLPKTESKEDIIRLDEHLRKEEKSKGLPPNIISILPLLETPKGISNVYEIISSSSRVLGLSFGAGDYSRELGLGMGVTNLTQEEFFLMAAHPRACIALAARAAGLHAIDSPFFGLVIDIEGIKKETRKVKLMGFNGKLLVHPRHVESVNQIFTPTKEEVEFAKKVIEVYEESRKKGLGATTIGGRMIDYGSYRRAMNLISIAKKISEKEAKRD; the protein is encoded by the coding sequence TTGGATAGGGTATTAAGAAGCCTACTTTTTGTGCCAGCGAATAGCTGGCGAATGATTACCACTGCAACTGCTGAGGGTGAAGACGCTATCATTTTAGATCTAGAAGATGCATGCCCATTTGAGGAAAAGGAAACGGGCAGGATTTTTGCAAGAGATGCTATCCCCATGTTGAAAGAGAGAGGAATTGATGTATTTGTTAGGGTCAATTCATTTGAGACTGGTTTGACAGAGGAGGATCTTTTTTATGTTGTGTCGGAAGGATTAGATGGCATTATGTTGCCCAAAACAGAATCGAAGGAAGATATTATACGATTGGACGAACATCTCAGGAAGGAAGAAAAGAGTAAAGGATTGCCACCTAATATTATTTCGATTCTTCCACTTTTGGAGACTCCCAAAGGAATTTCCAATGTTTATGAGATTATTTCAAGTAGTTCTAGGGTTTTAGGATTAAGCTTTGGTGCTGGGGATTACTCAAGGGAACTTGGCTTAGGAATGGGTGTGACTAACCTTACGCAAGAAGAATTTTTTTTAATGGCAGCTCATCCACGTGCTTGTATCGCCTTGGCAGCCCGAGCAGCAGGATTGCATGCAATTGATTCACCTTTTTTTGGGTTAGTGATTGATATAGAAGGGATTAAAAAAGAAACAAGAAAGGTGAAATTAATGGGGTTTAATGGGAAATTACTCGTTCATCCCCGTCATGTGGAATCTGTTAATCAGATCTTTACGCCTACAAAAGAAGAGGTTGAGTTTGCAAAGAAAGTGATCGAAGTCTACGAAGAGTCAAGAAAGAAGGGGTTAGGAGCAACAACGATCGGTGGAAGAATGATAGACTATGGGTCTTACAGAAGAGCAATGAATTTAATTTCTATTGCTAAAAAGATTTCGGAGAAAGAAGCAAAGAGAGATTAG
- a CDS encoding CoA-binding protein, with protein sequence MAIIVDETTKMLIQGITGRFGQNVARRMIEVGSKVVAGVTPGRGGSSVWGVPVFNSVKEAIQEVGEVDASVVVVPGPEAKSAVIEVFNEGIKTVLMRVERVPLHDTLEIIAYAQELGIRLIGPGSAGVVSPGKASLGGLGGFMGSSDLPKIAFRPGRIGVVSRSGGQTTTLSWVVCQVGFGISTAIHLGSEPILGTTFAEVLPLFQSDEETDGVVYFGEIGTVMEEEAAEIIREGRYKKPLVAYIAGKGLPQGLRFSHASAIVEGGRGSAEGKIKALREVCCHVVERPEEIGPALKRIFGDLKS encoded by the coding sequence ATGGCTATTATAGTGGATGAAACAACGAAGATGCTTATTCAAGGAATTACGGGGAGATTTGGCCAAAATGTAGCGAGGCGTATGATCGAGGTGGGTTCAAAAGTTGTTGCCGGAGTTACCCCTGGGCGTGGGGGGAGTTCAGTTTGGGGAGTTCCTGTATTTAATAGTGTAAAAGAGGCCATTCAAGAAGTTGGTGAAGTGGATGCATCGGTTGTTGTAGTGCCTGGTCCAGAAGCTAAGTCAGCGGTAATAGAAGTATTTAACGAAGGGATTAAAACAGTCCTTATGCGAGTGGAGAGAGTACCTCTTCATGATACATTAGAAATAATTGCTTATGCCCAAGAGTTGGGTATTCGGTTAATCGGGCCTGGATCCGCAGGAGTTGTAAGTCCCGGAAAAGCTTCTTTAGGAGGGTTGGGTGGATTCATGGGTTCCTCAGATCTACCAAAAATCGCTTTTAGACCCGGTAGAATTGGGGTAGTATCAAGAAGTGGTGGACAAACAACAACTCTAAGTTGGGTAGTATGCCAGGTCGGATTCGGGATAAGTACTGCTATACATCTTGGTTCAGAGCCTATATTAGGAACAACTTTTGCCGAAGTTCTTCCTCTTTTTCAATCTGACGAAGAAACAGATGGTGTAGTATATTTTGGCGAGATAGGTACAGTGATGGAAGAAGAAGCGGCCGAAATTATTAGGGAAGGGAGATACAAAAAACCCTTAGTAGCTTACATAGCTGGGAAAGGACTCCCACAGGGATTACGGTTTTCCCATGCTAGTGCTATAGTAGAGGGCGGGAGAGGCTCTGCTGAGGGGAAAATAAAGGCACTGAGAGAAGTCTGTTGCCATGTTGTAGAGAGACCTGAAGAAATAGGTCCTGCCCTAAAAAGAATATTTGGTGACTTAAAATCATAA